A genomic window from Lutra lutra chromosome 17, mLutLut1.2, whole genome shotgun sequence includes:
- the TMEM238 gene encoding transmembrane protein 238 codes for MAAAPAVGVPQGPPPGAPSPPAGAPGPASGLGRCRMALLLAVALDVAGMAALLTGVFAQLQVRGRDFGDLLIYSGALLVFLSLLGWILWYTGNIEISRQELERDYGLRPSALARLARKLSRRWSAPASSSGPRAAPGSLGTRRAARAPPPTAAGSRRVRLQLATLEAGPGAAGAGTE; via the coding sequence ATGGCAGCGGCGCCAGCGGTGGGCGTCCCGCAGGGGCCCCCGCCGGGGGCACCGTCCCCGCCGGCCGGCGCGCCGGGGCCTGCGTCCGGCCTGGGCCGCTGCCGGATGGCGCTGTTGCTGGCGGTGGCGCTGGACGTGGCGGGCATGGCGGCGCTGCTGACCGGCGTGTTCGCGCAGCTGCAGGTGCGCGGCCGCGACTTCGGCGACCTGCTCATCTACTCGGGCGCGCTGCTCGTCTTCCTGAGCCTGCTCGGCTGGATCCTCTGGTACACCGGCAACATCGAGATCTCGCGCCAGGAGCTCGAGCGCGACTACGGCCTGCGGCCCTCGGCGCTCGCCCGCCTGGCGCGCAAGCTCTCCCGCCGCTGGTCTGCGCCGGCCTCCTCCTCCGGCCCGCGCGCCGCGCCCGGCTCTCTGGGAACGCGCCGTGCCGCCCGCGCGCCCCCGCCGACCGCCGCCGGCTCCCGCCGCGTGCGCCTGCAGCTCGCTACGCTCGAGGCCGGGCcgggggcggcgggcgcgggcACCGAGTGA
- the IL11 gene encoding interleukin-11 has translation MNSVCCLVLVALSLWPDRAAAPGPPPGPPRASPDPRAELDSAVLLTRSLLADTRQLAAQLRDKFPADGDHNLDSLPTLAMSAGALGALQLPGVLTRLRADLFSYLRHVQWLRRAGGPSLRTLEPELGALQARLDRLLRRLQLLMSRLALPQAPPDPPAPPLAPPASAWGGIRAAHAILGGLHLTLDWAVRGLLLLKTRL, from the exons ATGAACA GTGTTTGCTGCCTGGTCCTGGTCGCCCTGAGCCTGTGGCCAGatagagctgctgccccggggccGCCGCCTGGCCCCCCACGGGCCTCCCCAGACCCTCGGGCTGAGCTGGACAGCGCCGTCCTCCTGACCCGTTCCCTCCTGGCGGACACTAGGCAGCTTGCCGCCCAGCTG AGGGACAAATTTCCAGCCGACGGAGACCACAACCTGGACTCTCTTCCCACCTTGGCCATGAGTGCAGGGGCGCTGGGAGCCCTGCAg CTCCCAGGTGTGCTGACACGGCTGCGGGCGGACCTGTTCTCCTACCTGCGCCATGTGCAGTGGCTGCGCCGAGCTGGGGGCCCTTCCTTGCGGACCCTGGAGCCCGAGCTCGGTGCCCTGCAGGCCCGGCTGGACCGCCTGCTGCGCCGGCTGCAGCTCCTG ATGTCCCGCCTGGCCTTaccccaggcgcccccggacCCACCAGCTCCCCCACTAGCGCCCCCGGCCTCCGCCTGGGGAGGCATCAGGGCAGCCCATGCTATTCTTGGGGGGCTGCACCTGACCCTTGACTGGGCTGTGCGGGGCTTGCTACTGCTGAAGACTCGGCTGTGA
- the TMEM190 gene encoding transmembrane protein 190 translates to MVGSGIPALSLFLLMQGSDGNGIQGFFYPWSCEGDVWDRESCGGQAAIENPNLCLRLRCCYRDGVCYHQRPDETMRRKHMWALGWTCGGLLFLISSICLFWWAKRRDMLHLPGFLKGKCDLSRTVSLLSKDRGPSSEKKTSAGSIPTSITPEGNMEVSGATEGEGTTEGGEETEGAEDED, encoded by the exons ATGGTGGGCTCTGGGATCCCCGCTTTGAGCCTCTTCctgctgatgcagggctcag ACGGGAATGGGATCCAAGGATTCTTCTATCCATGGA GCTGTGAGGGAGATGTATGGGACCGGGAGAGCTGTGGGGGCCAGGCGGCAATCGAGAACCCCAATCTGTGTCTGCGTCTCCGGTGCTGCTATCGTGATGGGGTCTGCTACCACCAGCGGCCAGATG AAACCATGCGGAGAAAGCACATGTGGGCGCTGGGCTGGACATGTGGAGGCCTCCTCTTCCTGATCTCCAGCATCTGCTTGTTCTG GTGGGCCAAACGTCGAGATATGCTGCACCTTCCAGGGTTCTTAAAGGGCAAATGTGACCTGTCGAGGACCGTGTCTCTGTTATCCAAGGACAGGGGGCCTTCGAGCGAAAAGAAGACGTCCGCAGGCAGCATACCAACCTCTATTACTCCGGAGGGGAACATGGAAGTGTCAGGGGCCACCGAAGGGGAAGGAACGACAGAAGGGGGTGAAGAAACAGAAGGGGCGGAGGACGAAGATTAG